From the Paenibacillus sp. FSL H8-0548 genome, one window contains:
- a CDS encoding S-layer homology domain-containing protein — protein sequence MGRKLFLLSLSLLICFVCLPPFNAYADGGPSFALTSTKNEVTLGSEIQITVAGNNLTDVYGYEISLDFDQAMLEYKGVKGGLSDGFSITPLIEGNHLRFASTKLHKVAGESGALNLATITFKAIKTGSAALQLNNIQLVDSQLAGNKYTPSMKATVTISTESSGGSNPGGTGTVVNPPDQSVQGIITLDAKLDSTTKTATAVVNQALLDKAIEQVASNEKGVKKIQVRIKEVPGATAYELELPTAAFAGNGDNVQVEVISPLGTVLISNKMFKAGEIAGGSVRLRIAKADMSGLDKAIQNQIGDHPILDISLYTGDKKISWSNPLAPVTVSIPYAPNAEELKNTEHIVIWYVSEEGQVIPVPNGRYDAKTGTVVFTTTHLSKYAVAYIQKTFDDIASLDWAKKKIEVLASKGIINGISDKLFAPRKSVTRADFLVLLMRTLELDASQGMGNQFADVKESDYYSDALRIARGLGIAEGKGNNLFMPHESITREDMMVLTERTLRIAKQLSMDSNQEQLSKFNDRAKIADYAVESVAALVQLGLVQGDGNAIQPKGTTNRAQAAVLMYNIYNYLHE from the coding sequence ATGGGACGGAAATTATTTTTGCTCAGCTTATCATTATTAATATGTTTTGTATGTTTGCCTCCTTTCAATGCGTATGCCGATGGGGGGCCTTCCTTTGCTTTGACCTCAACTAAAAATGAAGTAACGCTAGGCAGTGAAATTCAAATTACCGTTGCTGGAAATAATCTAACAGATGTTTATGGATATGAGATCAGTCTCGATTTTGATCAGGCTATGCTGGAATATAAAGGGGTTAAAGGAGGCCTTTCAGATGGGTTTTCAATCACTCCTCTAATTGAAGGCAATCATCTGCGATTCGCAAGTACTAAGCTGCACAAAGTAGCGGGCGAGAGTGGTGCTTTAAATCTAGCTACGATAACGTTCAAAGCGATCAAAACAGGAAGCGCTGCACTCCAGCTGAATAACATTCAGCTTGTGGACAGCCAATTAGCTGGTAATAAATATACACCAAGTATGAAAGCAACTGTAACGATTAGTACTGAAAGCTCAGGCGGTTCTAACCCTGGAGGTACGGGGACGGTTGTTAATCCTCCTGATCAATCAGTTCAAGGAATCATTACGCTGGACGCGAAGCTGGATTCTACAACGAAAACGGCAACTGCAGTCGTAAATCAAGCCTTATTGGATAAGGCAATTGAACAAGTGGCTTCCAATGAAAAAGGAGTAAAGAAAATACAAGTCAGGATCAAGGAAGTGCCAGGTGCAACAGCCTATGAATTGGAATTGCCGACAGCAGCTTTCGCGGGTAATGGGGATAACGTTCAAGTTGAAGTAATTTCACCGCTTGGGACGGTACTCATTTCGAATAAAATGTTTAAGGCCGGTGAAATAGCTGGTGGCAGCGTTCGATTAAGAATTGCAAAAGCCGATATGAGCGGGCTGGACAAAGCGATACAGAACCAAATTGGGGATCATCCTATTTTGGATATAAGCCTTTATACGGGTGATAAAAAAATCTCTTGGAGTAATCCGCTTGCCCCAGTGACGGTTAGCATACCTTATGCGCCAAATGCAGAGGAATTAAAAAACACTGAGCATATCGTTATATGGTATGTATCCGAAGAGGGTCAAGTAATTCCTGTTCCAAACGGCAGGTATGATGCGAAAACGGGTACAGTCGTTTTTACAACTACTCACCTTAGCAAGTATGCAGTAGCCTATATCCAAAAAACGTTTGACGATATTGCTTCTTTAGATTGGGCCAAAAAAAAAATTGAGGTGCTGGCATCCAAAGGGATTATAAACGGTATCTCGGACAAGCTATTTGCCCCGCGTAAGTCCGTTACACGCGCCGACTTTTTAGTGTTGTTAATGCGGACGTTGGAGCTCGACGCAAGTCAAGGAATGGGAAATCAATTCGCGGACGTAAAAGAGAGCGATTATTACAGTGATGCGTTGAGAATTGCCAGGGGACTCGGCATCGCAGAAGGCAAAGGCAATAATTTATTTATGCCTCATGAGTCAATCACAAGAGAAGACATGATGGTGTTAACCGAGCGTACGCTTCGGATCGCCAAACAGCTTTCAATGGATTCTAATCAAGAACAGTTAAGTAAGTTTAATGATCGTGCCAAAATAGCTGATTATGCAGTTGAAAGTGTGGCTGCTTTGGTTCAGCTAGGACTGGTTCAAGGCGATGGAAACGCAATTCAGCCTAAAGGGACGACGAATAGAGCTCAAGCAGCTGTTTTGATGTATAACATTTATAACTATTTGCATGAGTAA
- a CDS encoding AraC family transcriptional regulator, translated as MMNNDLNRFIDFAFNRSLNDFPVFCQTKREIEVMDSMHAHDGYEFHFSLSSVGVARIENNEYEFVPGKLTIIRPQAYHRIQTTQTSEYLRVILSIEESFLASLAEQAPMIDDTITAWFPNDQVESIQLLLGIREEAETVLHLLRTLEKELEQKKPYFELIVKARLIELFVILGRKAQQQFALHPPLSIHHQQLMNKVADYISNHLADPISTTELAAHFHLSRSYLHKLFKQHTDFSPHQYQMLQRINQAKSLLSDSNESITAISIIVGFREMAHFSRCFKEITGITPSSFRTQSRS; from the coding sequence ATGATGAACAACGATCTTAACCGGTTTATAGACTTTGCATTCAATCGATCGTTAAACGACTTTCCTGTCTTCTGTCAAACCAAAAGAGAAATTGAAGTTATGGACTCCATGCATGCTCATGATGGCTATGAGTTTCACTTTTCCTTATCCTCTGTAGGCGTGGCAAGGATAGAGAACAACGAGTATGAGTTTGTTCCCGGCAAGCTAACTATTATTCGTCCACAAGCTTATCATCGCATTCAAACCACACAAACCTCTGAATATTTGCGCGTTATTTTGTCTATAGAAGAGAGCTTTCTCGCCTCGTTAGCTGAGCAAGCTCCTATGATTGATGACACCATCACTGCTTGGTTCCCTAACGATCAAGTTGAATCCATACAGCTTCTACTCGGTATTCGCGAGGAAGCCGAGACTGTCCTACACCTGCTGCGTACATTAGAGAAAGAGCTGGAACAAAAAAAGCCCTATTTCGAGCTCATTGTTAAAGCGCGGCTTATTGAGCTATTTGTAATACTCGGCAGAAAAGCACAACAACAATTCGCTCTGCATCCCCCCCTTTCGATTCATCATCAACAGTTGATGAATAAGGTAGCGGACTATATTTCTAATCATCTCGCAGACCCGATATCTACGACCGAATTAGCAGCACATTTTCATTTATCCCGTTCTTATTTGCACAAGCTCTTTAAACAACACACCGATTTTTCTCCACATCAATATCAAATGCTTCAAAGAATCAATCAAGCCAAATCATTGCTTAGCGATAGCAATGAGTCAATTACAGCTATTTCCATCATTGTAGGATTCAGAGAGATGGCACATTTTAGCCGCTGTTTTAAAGAGATTACAGGCATTACACCTAGCTCCTTCCGCACACAATCACGTTCCTAA
- a CDS encoding sensor histidine kinase, translated as MNFRNWLHQLSYKKRIWLSFVILITLAISVTGTMTYVIAAAVLKRNASELSQNSLNKSAQVFDEKLRQIIVSVMTLTISDSFKEIVKNVSSGDSQSYYQLLSSIQSPFSQIQALEPAVQSILITTAIGEFYPTNYVRLKENSFFDTEMYTLIKEYQHAIWIEGHEDLFFRGKDKVITLVMQPLMEDHQNSDIYIIVNIKESTLIDMIMKNIEETTQQFYLMTDKGIPVFSSMSRPSDIVNQQQFITQINQDLKGRFEYKVNKSDYLVNYASLSLAEDWNLLNIQSKADLLKQIRLIKWVSILIMIACLLLAMIYSNILTGFLLRPLITLRNLMIRVEHTNDLTVRFESEFQDEVAQVGRKFNSMLEELALSIKETEEIEIRKRKAEIKALQAQIDPHFLYNTLNTIYWKAQLNQSEDVKEMVLSLSRMFQLGLNNGFEFTTLEKEIEHVKQYLFIQKKCYTNLFDYDVVVDVGDDFIVDITILKIILQPLVENSILHGFKNRRSGGKIDISIRKMMDLLIIVVADNGVGMNVDEIKSNLQFPTQKTGYALRNIYHRLQLYYGEDSEMFFESIPDQKTTIKLIISMKGRDGYGETD; from the coding sequence TTGAATTTCAGGAACTGGTTGCATCAATTATCTTATAAGAAGCGGATTTGGCTCTCGTTTGTCATTTTAATTACGTTAGCGATAAGCGTCACGGGGACGATGACTTATGTTATTGCAGCAGCGGTACTGAAGAGAAACGCTTCAGAATTAAGCCAAAACAGCTTGAATAAATCAGCTCAAGTATTTGATGAGAAGCTGCGGCAAATTATTGTTTCGGTCATGACCTTGACGATCAGCGATTCCTTTAAAGAGATTGTGAAAAATGTATCCTCTGGAGATTCGCAAAGCTATTATCAGCTGCTGTCTTCGATCCAATCGCCATTTTCCCAAATTCAAGCCTTGGAGCCTGCAGTCCAGTCTATTCTGATCACAACTGCTATAGGTGAGTTTTATCCGACTAATTATGTGCGTTTAAAAGAGAACTCTTTTTTTGATACCGAAATGTATACCCTCATTAAAGAATATCAGCATGCCATTTGGATAGAAGGACATGAGGATCTTTTTTTTCGTGGAAAGGATAAAGTGATTACGTTAGTCATGCAACCGCTTATGGAGGATCATCAGAATAGCGATATTTACATTATTGTAAATATTAAAGAAAGTACGCTGATTGATATGATTATGAAAAATATAGAAGAAACAACTCAACAATTTTATCTCATGACCGATAAGGGGATTCCTGTATTTTCATCGATGTCCAGGCCGTCTGACATTGTCAATCAGCAGCAGTTTATTACCCAGATTAATCAGGATTTAAAGGGTCGTTTTGAATACAAAGTAAATAAGAGCGACTATTTGGTCAATTATGCAAGCTTGTCTTTGGCTGAGGATTGGAATTTGCTCAATATTCAATCCAAAGCAGATCTGCTGAAGCAAATTCGTTTAATCAAGTGGGTATCCATTTTAATTATGATTGCTTGTCTGCTGCTTGCCATGATTTATTCGAATATACTGACAGGCTTTTTGCTGCGCCCCTTGATAACGCTCCGAAATCTAATGATAAGGGTTGAGCATACGAATGATTTAACTGTTCGTTTTGAAAGTGAATTTCAGGACGAGGTTGCTCAGGTCGGAAGAAAATTCAATAGTATGCTGGAGGAATTAGCACTCTCCATCAAGGAAACAGAAGAGATCGAGATCAGGAAGCGAAAGGCGGAGATTAAAGCACTGCAAGCGCAAATCGATCCGCACTTTCTATATAACACATTAAATACAATTTATTGGAAAGCACAACTTAATCAATCGGAGGATGTCAAGGAAATGGTGCTTTCTTTATCCCGTATGTTCCAGCTTGGTTTAAATAATGGATTTGAATTCACTACATTGGAGAAAGAAATCGAGCATGTGAAGCAATACTTATTTATTCAAAAAAAATGCTATACGAATCTATTTGACTATGATGTGGTGGTGGATGTAGGCGATGATTTCATTGTTGACATTACCATTCTTAAAATAATTCTTCAGCCATTGGTTGAAAACTCTATTTTACATGGTTTTAAAAATCGAAGATCAGGCGGGAAAATTGATATATCGATCAGGAAAATGATGGATCTGCTCATTATTGTCGTAGCGGATAATGGGGTTGGCATGAATGTAGACGAGATTAAGAGCAACTTACAGTTCCCTACTCAGAAGACAGGGTATGCGCTGCGCAATATTTATCATCGGTTGCAGCTTTATTATGGCGAGGATTCAGAGATGTTCTTTGAAAGTATTCCAGATCAGAAAACGACGATAAAGTTAATCATCAGCATGAAAGGGAGAGATGGGTATGGAGAAACGGATTAG
- a CDS encoding aldo/keto reductase — protein sequence MKKIRVTNTDLECSAIVLGSVDIGSKLDEKESFRLMDDYLDGGGNMIDTAEVYGNWVPAIEKSISEAIIGKWMKARKNSSNLIVTTKGAHPDINEMQRMRVSPQHIKTDLEGSMKRLQVEAIDLYWLHRDDPSRPVGELIEALNEHVKAGKIRYFGCSNWQTERIIEAQSYAKEHSLQAFSASQVCWSLALIEPANVTDPSLVFMDDIMHSYHRESRLSLFSYSSQARGLFTKLDKGLKDEEIPALYQVPENRLRYEKIKKLSAELSVSINQIVLSYLLSQSFPSFSVIGTRTIEQLQDSMGAAQISLTAEQLEYLES from the coding sequence ATGAAAAAAATTAGGGTAACGAATACAGATCTGGAGTGCTCGGCAATCGTTCTTGGCAGCGTGGATATCGGTTCGAAGCTTGATGAAAAAGAATCATTTCGTTTGATGGACGATTATCTAGATGGCGGCGGGAATATGATTGATACGGCAGAGGTGTATGGTAATTGGGTACCTGCTATTGAAAAGAGTATTAGTGAAGCCATCATTGGAAAATGGATGAAAGCAAGGAAAAATAGCTCGAACTTGATCGTCACTACGAAAGGCGCCCATCCGGATATTAATGAAATGCAGAGGATGAGAGTGAGTCCGCAGCATATTAAGACTGATTTGGAGGGCAGCATGAAACGGCTGCAAGTAGAAGCGATTGACTTATACTGGCTGCATCGGGATGATCCGAGTCGTCCCGTTGGAGAACTCATTGAGGCATTAAATGAACATGTGAAAGCCGGGAAAATCCGTTATTTTGGTTGTTCAAATTGGCAGACAGAGCGAATTATTGAGGCGCAATCGTATGCCAAAGAACATTCACTGCAAGCTTTTTCAGCCAGTCAAGTATGTTGGAGCCTTGCTCTAATTGAACCTGCAAATGTGACAGATCCCAGTCTTGTATTTATGGACGATATCATGCACAGCTATCATAGGGAATCTCGGTTATCATTATTTAGCTATTCTTCGCAGGCAAGAGGACTTTTTACAAAATTAGATAAAGGACTAAAGGATGAAGAAATTCCAGCTCTTTATCAAGTTCCTGAGAATAGGCTTCGATACGAGAAAATCAAAAAGCTGTCTGCAGAGCTGTCAGTTTCAATTAATCAAATTGTATTGTCCTATTTGCTTTCGCAGTCGTTTCCCTCCTTCTCGGTTATTGGGACTCGCACAATAGAACAATTGCAGGATAGTATGGGAGCTGCGCAAATCAGCTTAACAGCTGAACAGCTGGAATATTTGGAGAGCTGA
- a CDS encoding glycoside hydrolase family 3 C-terminal domain-containing protein, which produces MKSVSYYSKKIALAFLVVSMSLSLAVGAASADTAQPDTLPWMNTSLTPEVRSDLLIDAMSLDQKIQQIAMKPVANTNIPGCGFSSQGRHVEGIPELAIPTLRMTNGPFGGGDCAVAPTSTGLTSALTVASSFDPAVSWAWGDIIGEETRASAHNVLLTPGINLGRVANAGRNFEYFGEDPYLAGVMAVAQVNAVQAHGVQSVAKHFAANEQETSRQTMDTIVDDRTMHELYLLPFEMTIQEANLASVMCSYPHLNGVYACESSELLNDWLRDDLGFKGYVMSDRGATHSTAPAIKAGLDLEFASPRWFTPELINAALDTGVLTVADIDKQLDRRFTVMFELGQFDDPINSLSPIDFETNGRRIQEIGEQGSVLLKNDHSTLPLKAASLKSVALIGTPTFAGAAKFNSQGPSNAIVVTAPYTVTPEQGLNNALQALGSDATVTYNNASNIAEAAALAAQSDVAVVMVGDISREGVDRSSLALPVTDGVNQDALVAAVAAANPNTVVVLKNGGPVLLPWLDKVPAVLEAWYPGQEDGNIVANLLLGIVNPSGKLPISFPTQEREAATATPAQWPGIDPDGAGPLPLTATYSEGLEMGYRWYDAQGIDPVFAFGYGLSYTNFEISKLAISQTISDGIKPFDVSFSVKNTGNVAGAEVPQVYLGLPESANQPPKRLVGFKKVMLAPGEEKQVTVTIDPSASNHPISVWDADADKWTTPEGKYDVYVGNASNNITMTGAITVTDASAPTLSATLTGAAAVPAGKAFTLNFGLQNVTQNVFAQEVTLNFDPTQVEFMDAKSLKTGLQVVSKEVKAPGKVRIILASLGAGNEIKTDGDLLSVELKAKANPQTVSANVTLTNIVLADGNGVETPIANVSQSVAIGYTKGDLNGDGKISIGDLGIVAAAYGKTDQSADWAEFKLADVNNDNKIDIFDLSTVAQLIN; this is translated from the coding sequence TTGAAATCGGTATCATATTATTCGAAAAAAATTGCATTAGCATTTCTTGTTGTATCTATGAGCTTGTCACTCGCTGTCGGCGCTGCCAGCGCTGATACAGCACAGCCGGATACATTGCCTTGGATGAACACCTCACTTACGCCCGAGGTACGTTCTGACCTGCTTATCGACGCGATGAGCCTCGATCAGAAGATTCAGCAGATTGCCATGAAGCCGGTGGCAAACACCAACATCCCCGGCTGCGGTTTTTCCTCGCAGGGGCGCCACGTTGAAGGGATCCCTGAGCTTGCCATCCCCACTCTCCGGATGACCAACGGTCCCTTTGGCGGTGGTGACTGCGCTGTGGCACCGACTTCAACGGGTCTGACCAGTGCTCTGACTGTCGCCTCATCGTTCGACCCGGCCGTCTCATGGGCGTGGGGCGACATCATCGGGGAGGAAACCCGTGCTAGCGCGCACAACGTGTTGCTCACTCCAGGCATCAACCTGGGCCGGGTTGCGAACGCCGGACGCAATTTTGAGTACTTTGGTGAAGATCCTTACCTCGCGGGAGTTATGGCTGTCGCCCAGGTCAACGCCGTGCAGGCACACGGGGTACAGTCCGTCGCCAAGCACTTTGCGGCCAACGAGCAGGAGACCAGCCGCCAGACCATGGACACCATCGTCGACGACCGAACCATGCATGAGCTATACCTGCTGCCGTTCGAAATGACGATTCAAGAAGCCAACCTCGCATCAGTCATGTGTTCCTACCCGCACTTGAACGGCGTGTACGCCTGCGAAAGCTCTGAGCTGCTGAACGATTGGCTGCGCGATGACCTGGGATTCAAGGGCTATGTCATGTCCGACCGTGGGGCAACACACAGCACGGCACCGGCTATCAAGGCTGGCCTCGACCTCGAGTTCGCCAGCCCCCGCTGGTTTACCCCTGAGCTGATCAACGCAGCTTTGGATACGGGTGTGCTGACTGTCGCCGATATCGACAAGCAGCTCGACCGGAGGTTCACCGTGATGTTCGAGCTGGGGCAGTTCGACGACCCTATCAACAGCCTGAGCCCAATCGACTTCGAGACCAACGGGCGGCGGATCCAGGAAATCGGGGAACAGGGCAGCGTCCTATTGAAGAATGACCACAGCACACTGCCGTTGAAGGCTGCCTCACTCAAATCGGTCGCACTCATCGGGACCCCGACGTTCGCCGGCGCGGCGAAGTTCAACTCGCAGGGACCCTCGAATGCGATCGTCGTGACCGCGCCCTATACCGTGACGCCCGAGCAGGGCCTGAACAACGCGCTCCAGGCGCTGGGCTCCGACGCCACGGTCACGTATAACAACGCCAGCAACATCGCGGAGGCCGCGGCGCTGGCTGCGCAGTCTGATGTTGCCGTGGTAATGGTCGGCGATATCTCCCGTGAGGGAGTCGACCGCTCTTCACTCGCGCTGCCGGTTACGGACGGAGTGAACCAGGATGCACTGGTGGCGGCCGTGGCTGCAGCCAACCCGAACACCGTCGTCGTCCTCAAGAACGGCGGCCCGGTGCTGCTTCCGTGGCTCGACAAGGTGCCGGCGGTTCTTGAGGCCTGGTATCCAGGGCAGGAGGACGGCAACATTGTCGCCAATCTGCTGCTGGGGATCGTCAATCCCTCCGGCAAGCTACCAATCTCGTTCCCGACCCAGGAGCGGGAAGCCGCAACCGCCACGCCTGCGCAGTGGCCGGGGATTGACCCCGACGGAGCAGGTCCCCTGCCGTTGACAGCGACGTACAGCGAAGGTCTTGAAATGGGCTACCGCTGGTACGACGCCCAAGGCATCGACCCGGTGTTTGCTTTCGGTTATGGCCTGTCCTATACTAATTTCGAAATTTCTAAACTCGCCATTTCGCAGACGATTTCCGATGGGATCAAGCCGTTCGACGTATCATTCTCCGTGAAGAATACTGGAAACGTTGCAGGTGCCGAGGTGCCTCAAGTTTACTTAGGTTTGCCTGAATCAGCGAATCAGCCTCCGAAACGTCTGGTAGGTTTCAAGAAGGTAATGCTTGCTCCAGGCGAGGAGAAGCAGGTTACGGTTACGATTGATCCATCAGCGTCGAACCATCCGATCTCTGTCTGGGATGCGGATGCAGACAAGTGGACGACACCAGAAGGGAAGTACGATGTGTATGTAGGAAATGCATCAAACAATATTACGATGACGGGCGCGATCACCGTGACGGATGCAAGTGCACCGACATTAAGCGCTACTTTGACCGGGGCAGCAGCCGTACCGGCTGGCAAAGCATTCACCTTGAATTTTGGTTTGCAAAATGTAACCCAAAATGTTTTTGCACAGGAGGTTACGCTTAATTTTGATCCAACTCAAGTAGAATTTATGGATGCAAAGTCATTAAAAACAGGCCTGCAAGTGGTTAGTAAAGAGGTAAAGGCGCCAGGCAAAGTACGGATTATACTCGCAAGCCTAGGTGCAGGAAATGAGATAAAAACGGATGGCGATCTATTAAGCGTGGAGCTTAAAGCGAAGGCTAATCCACAAACCGTATCTGCAAATGTTACGCTTACCAACATTGTTTTAGCTGATGGAAATGGTGTTGAAACACCGATAGCGAACGTCTCTCAAAGTGTAGCTATTGGTTATACTAAAGGTGATCTAAATGGTGATGGCAAGATATCCATTGGTGATCTAGGCATCGTTGCTGCAGCCTATGGCAAAACCGACCAAAGCGCAGACTGGGCGGAGTTTAAGCTGGCAGACGTGAATAACGATAATAAAATTGATATTTTTGACCTTTCGACTGTAGCACAATTGATAAATTAA
- a CDS encoding aromatic acid exporter family protein: MKLRIGFRTLKTAVGVSVAIMLAQFLQLENFTAAGVLTLLCIQKSRRQSSKAVISRFIACLACMFLASGLFWLIGYYPYSFLILLLFFIPLCVRFGIQEGIASSVVIVMHVYNHGKIEASFFWNEFLVIIIGLGVALLVNWYMPSIDKELIRCKEKVDGLISVILNEIAAYLKDGYTLWDGAELLELSAALQKAKGLVALDAENNMTRKESSFSSYFDKKRNQYDLLERMLPAISRISVQMDQSIRIGSFIKELSSNLDNKGQTAEYRETLRHIREYHKLLPLPATREEFENRASLYTMANELELFINTI; encoded by the coding sequence ATGAAATTACGAATAGGCTTCCGAACTTTAAAGACAGCAGTCGGAGTTAGTGTTGCAATTATGCTAGCACAATTTCTACAATTGGAAAACTTTACGGCAGCCGGGGTGTTGACGCTGCTCTGTATTCAAAAATCACGCAGGCAGTCTTCAAAAGCAGTCATCAGCCGTTTTATTGCTTGTCTGGCATGTATGTTTTTGGCTAGCGGCTTATTTTGGCTTATTGGCTATTATCCTTATTCGTTTCTAATTTTGTTATTGTTTTTTATTCCTCTTTGTGTACGTTTTGGAATTCAAGAGGGCATCGCGAGCAGCGTCGTTATTGTGATGCATGTGTATAATCATGGGAAGATAGAGGCTTCTTTTTTCTGGAATGAATTTTTAGTGATCATCATCGGTCTCGGGGTGGCGCTGCTGGTGAATTGGTATATGCCGAGTATCGACAAAGAACTTATTCGCTGCAAAGAAAAAGTAGATGGGCTTATTAGTGTGATATTAAATGAGATCGCGGCTTATTTAAAGGATGGTTATACGCTGTGGGATGGAGCGGAACTGCTGGAATTATCGGCCGCGCTGCAGAAGGCGAAGGGGCTTGTCGCCTTGGATGCGGAAAACAACATGACTCGGAAGGAAAGCTCCTTCTCTTCCTACTTTGATAAGAAGCGGAATCAGTACGATTTGCTGGAGCGAATGCTTCCTGCTATATCTCGGATATCTGTTCAGATGGACCAAAGTATTCGAATTGGTTCTTTCATTAAAGAGCTAAGCTCAAATTTGGATAACAAGGGTCAAACAGCAGAATATCGTGAGACCCTTCGCCATATCAGAGAATATCATAAGCTTCTTCCTTTGCCCGCAACGAGAGAGGAATTCGAAAACAGGGCGAGCCTGTATACGATGGCAAATGAGCTGGAGCTGTTTATTAATACGATTTAA
- a CDS encoding nitroreductase family protein produces the protein MTSFEELVKERRSASNFLPDHPISKKELDEIFTLVKFGPTAFNLQHPNYIVVTNPDVKEKLKVAANNQHKVSSSSAVIIVTGNKLAYQDAAKIYEGLLMLGIVNKQEYDAQVEDTTLFYKKNGEGFQRDEAIRNGSLSAMMFMLAAKDKGWDTCPMIGFDNEAVKGILEIDDQYEVVMMITLGKEKVSSRKPRGYRKPVSEFISYVE, from the coding sequence ATGACATCATTTGAAGAACTAGTAAAAGAAAGACGTTCAGCTAGCAATTTTCTACCCGATCATCCGATTTCAAAAAAAGAATTAGATGAAATTTTTACATTAGTTAAATTTGGACCGACGGCATTTAATTTGCAGCATCCAAACTATATAGTTGTTACAAATCCTGATGTAAAAGAGAAGTTGAAAGTAGCCGCCAACAATCAGCATAAAGTTTCTTCTTCCTCAGCCGTTATTATTGTAACTGGTAATAAATTAGCCTATCAAGATGCAGCGAAAATATATGAAGGACTGTTAATGCTGGGAATTGTCAATAAACAAGAATACGATGCTCAAGTTGAGGACACGACTTTATTTTATAAAAAAAACGGAGAAGGTTTTCAGCGCGATGAAGCTATTCGAAACGGATCGCTTTCAGCTATGATGTTCATGCTAGCAGCTAAGGATAAGGGCTGGGATACTTGCCCAATGATCGGATTCGATAACGAGGCCGTTAAGGGGATTCTAGAAATAGATGATCAATATGAAGTGGTAATGATGATTACGTTAGGCAAAGAAAAAGTATCAAGCAGAAAACCGAGAGGATATCGTAAGCCAGTTAGTGAATTTATTTCCTATGTTGAATAA
- a CDS encoding LLM class flavin-dependent oxidoreductase — protein sequence MKIGILDQGPITTSHTAVQALKFVEELAILADELGYSRMWMAEHHNTPFFVSTAPEILATHLAAKTKQIRIGTGGIMMMHYSPMKLAEVFKTLAGLNPGRIDFGVGRAPGGDPTATRALAEGRSQYNSDLYAKLATTLKLMSERKPDDELYRSIIASPTHIQLPEAFLLGSTGNSAREAGQLGVGYSYAHFFSGEMSKETFDAYKSYFEPSYFMEKPLINVTYSTTVAETEDEAEFYAKPLDIWRLNFSRGQIGQIMSPEQAAEISFTEMEKAIVKQQRNIHLVGTAKKVAERLLADQEYYQFDEVMFNLNQHGQESRLQCVRLLARELL from the coding sequence GTGAAGATTGGTATTTTAGATCAAGGACCCATTACGACCTCGCATACAGCAGTACAGGCGCTGAAGTTTGTAGAAGAATTAGCCATACTGGCAGATGAGCTTGGATATTCACGTATGTGGATGGCAGAGCATCATAATACCCCTTTCTTTGTAAGCACAGCTCCAGAAATTTTAGCAACACATTTAGCTGCAAAAACGAAGCAAATACGCATTGGTACCGGTGGCATCATGATGATGCACTATTCACCAATGAAGCTCGCTGAGGTGTTTAAAACACTTGCTGGATTGAATCCTGGACGCATTGATTTTGGTGTTGGACGAGCTCCAGGCGGCGACCCTACAGCAACTCGTGCTTTAGCAGAAGGGCGTTCACAATATAATTCTGATCTATATGCTAAATTAGCAACGACGCTGAAGCTGATGAGTGAACGAAAACCAGATGATGAATTGTACAGATCGATTATTGCTTCACCCACGCATATTCAATTGCCGGAAGCATTTTTACTTGGCTCTACGGGCAACAGTGCAAGAGAAGCAGGCCAGCTAGGTGTAGGGTATTCGTATGCTCATTTCTTCTCGGGTGAGATGAGCAAGGAAACCTTTGACGCGTATAAAAGTTACTTTGAACCCTCCTATTTCATGGAGAAGCCGCTTATAAATGTGACGTATTCAACTACCGTTGCTGAAACGGAGGATGAGGCAGAATTTTATGCTAAGCCATTAGATATTTGGAGATTAAATTTCTCAAGAGGACAGATTGGACAGATTATGTCGCCGGAGCAGGCTGCCGAGATTTCATTCACCGAAATGGAAAAGGCGATCGTGAAGCAGCAGCGCAATATTCATTTGGTGGGAACAGCTAAGAAGGTTGCTGAGCGATTGCTGGCAGATCAGGAGTATTATCAATTTGATGAGGTAATGTTTAATCTCAATCAGCATGGACAAGAGTCTCGACTGCAATGTGTGCGTTTATTAGCAAGAGAGCTGTTGTAG